Sequence from the Candidatus Obscuribacterales bacterium genome:
CGCTATTCGTCGCCAATAATTTCTGGCTGAGTGAGTTCGTCCGACATCTCAATGATGGCGCGGATCACCGGCTTCATCTTGGGATCATCTAGATTTTCAAAATCTTCGTAGCGACGGCGCTGGGCCCGGCTT
This genomic interval carries:
- a CDS encoding DNA-directed RNA polymerase subunit omega, giving the protein MLKRSTVDNAQLMRRAEDLVSAASNRYRITVQVASRAQRRRYEDFENLDDPKMKPVIRAIIEMSDELTQPEIIGDE